Proteins from a single region of Bacteroidota bacterium:
- a CDS encoding glycoside hydrolase family 2 protein, with protein MIALNSHWQFRKVGDTTSWMPATVPGCVHTDLIANNIIPDPFYGTNEAAVQWVEREDWEYQTFFEIKNKMLKQDFIRLNFEGLDTYADVYLNDTLILQSENMFVAQSVDIKPFLQKGVNKLYIRFYSAVNKAKSLQQAYPVALPGEERVFARKGQYQFGWDWGPRLVTCGIWKPITIEATDNIQVKTADINFIDEGKDSIRIDVDLLFNAFAKTDYKIELRETTTNTVLYAMAYYAHFPAGNQFTCYFPVKERWYPNGYGEQKLYQYELNIIHKNKKIFQKNITTGFSNIKLNREKDNAGESFYFTVNGLKVFAKGANLIPLNSFSPAATHEHYRKLITEAKNMNMNMIRIWGGGIYELDYLYNLCDSMGIMVWQDFMFACAMYPNQPAWELEFTQQVNRLKHHPSIALWCGNNENDEGWKNWGWQKQFNYSQEDSAYIEQTNQKLFNQIIPGILRTAAHTNVNYHASSPLHGWGRKESMFEGDSHYWGIWWGKQPFSVYNEKIPRFMSEYGFQGMPVFNSFKQFIPESELYLGSPSVKMHQKHPVGYETILEYMARSYRVPEKFEDFIYVSQLLQADGMRTAIEAHRRNRPYCMGTLFWQLNDCWPVTSWSTIDYYFNRKASFYTVKQTYADILISVLEENGSLQTWFINDKPYSINATLSYTLMTTTGKIITTKQLPVTLDAASAAPFTAINTKYFLEGYAPENCVLYMVLTANDSILAENFHLFAPEKSVSLQEPQFSISFNTEKNTITISADTYVRGVYLYTEGAELELSDNFFDLLPSAPKEISLQGILPENPESIIKIKSLNTLYH; from the coding sequence ATGATAGCTTTAAATTCCCATTGGCAATTTCGTAAAGTTGGTGATACTACTTCCTGGATGCCTGCAACTGTTCCCGGTTGTGTGCACACCGACTTAATCGCAAATAATATTATACCTGATCCTTTTTATGGCACCAACGAAGCAGCAGTGCAATGGGTTGAACGTGAGGATTGGGAATATCAAACTTTTTTCGAGATTAAAAATAAAATGCTGAAACAGGATTTTATTCGTTTGAATTTCGAAGGTTTGGATACTTATGCAGATGTTTATTTAAATGACACGCTCATTTTACAATCCGAAAACATGTTTGTTGCGCAATCGGTCGACATAAAACCGTTTCTGCAAAAAGGTGTAAATAAATTATATATCCGATTTTATTCAGCTGTTAATAAAGCCAAAAGTTTACAACAAGCATATCCGGTTGCCTTACCCGGTGAGGAACGTGTATTTGCCAGAAAAGGACAATATCAGTTTGGCTGGGACTGGGGACCACGTTTAGTTACCTGCGGAATTTGGAAACCAATTACCATTGAGGCAACAGATAATATTCAGGTAAAAACAGCGGATATCAATTTTATTGATGAAGGCAAAGATTCTATTAGAATTGATGTTGATTTATTATTTAACGCCTTTGCAAAAACAGATTATAAAATTGAGTTAAGAGAAACAACTACAAATACTGTTTTATATGCAATGGCCTACTACGCCCATTTTCCGGCCGGTAATCAGTTTACTTGTTATTTTCCTGTTAAAGAACGCTGGTATCCGAATGGTTATGGTGAGCAGAAATTATATCAGTATGAATTAAACATCATTCACAAAAACAAAAAAATCTTTCAAAAAAATATCACTACCGGTTTTTCCAATATCAAATTAAATCGCGAAAAAGATAATGCCGGTGAAAGTTTTTATTTCACTGTAAATGGTTTAAAAGTATTTGCGAAAGGTGCAAATTTAATTCCGCTCAACAGCTTCTCTCCTGCTGCAACACATGAACATTACCGCAAATTAATTACCGAAGCAAAAAACATGAATATGAATATGATTCGTATTTGGGGCGGTGGTATTTATGAATTGGATTATTTATACAATTTATGTGACTCAATGGGAATAATGGTTTGGCAGGATTTTATGTTTGCCTGCGCCATGTATCCCAATCAGCCCGCATGGGAATTAGAATTTACACAACAGGTAAATCGATTAAAACATCATCCAAGTATTGCTTTATGGTGCGGCAATAATGAAAATGATGAAGGATGGAAAAATTGGGGCTGGCAAAAACAATTTAATTATTCACAGGAAGATTCCGCATATATTGAACAGACCAATCAGAAATTGTTTAATCAGATTATTCCGGGTATTTTAAGAACAGCTGCACATACCAATGTAAATTATCATGCATCCTCTCCATTACATGGCTGGGGTCGCAAAGAGAGTATGTTTGAAGGCGATAGTCATTACTGGGGTATTTGGTGGGGCAAACAACCGTTTTCTGTTTATAATGAAAAAATTCCGCGTTTCATGAGTGAATATGGTTTTCAGGGCATGCCGGTATTTAACTCCTTTAAACAATTTATTCCCGAATCGGAGTTGTATTTAGGTTCGCCTTCTGTTAAAATGCACCAAAAACATCCGGTGGGTTATGAAACCATTCTCGAATACATGGCTAGAAGTTATCGTGTTCCTGAAAAATTTGAGGACTTTATTTACGTTTCACAATTATTACAGGCAGATGGCATGCGCACTGCAATTGAAGCCCATCGGCGCAATCGGCCTTATTGTATGGGCACTTTGTTCTGGCAATTAAATGATTGTTGGCCTGTAACGAGCTGGAGCACAATTGATTATTATTTCAACCGCAAGGCATCTTTTTACACTGTAAAACAAACCTATGCGGATATTTTGATTAGTGTTTTAGAAGAAAATGGCAGTTTGCAGACCTGGTTTATAAACGACAAGCCATATTCAATAAATGCGACATTGAGTTATACCTTAATGACCACCACAGGGAAAATTATCACAACAAAACAGTTGCCGGTAACCTTAGATGCTGCATCTGCTGCTCCTTTCACTGCCATTAATACCAAATACTTTTTAGAAGGATACGCTCCTGAAAATTGTGTGTTATATATGGTTCTAACCGCCAACGATTCCATTTTAGCTGAAAACTTTCACTTGTTTGCTCCTGAAAAAAGCGTATCCCTGCAGGAACCGCAATTTTCGATAAGCTTCAATACTGAAAAAAACACCATCACCATATCAGCAGATACCTACGTTCGGGGTGTATATCTATATACAGAAGGTGCTGAGCTGGAATTATCGGATAATTTTTTCGACCTATTGCCTTCTGCCCCAAAAGAAATATCTTTGCAGGGCATTTTACCGGAAAATCCGGAATCAATAATCAAAATTAAAAGTTTAAATACCCTATACCATTAA
- a CDS encoding fructose-bisphosphatase class III, which translates to MKRYAISDIHGCLTTFTTLLDTLKLTKEDELYLLGDLIDRGPNSKGVMDHVMQMMEDGYKVTVLMGNHEHMFLQAIDETIPYCWDWRRYQNWIKNGGVTTMFNFGYNRIDDLKNLDKKYDTFIRNLKPYVELDNCILVHAGLNFKEEDVFKDTNSMYWIRNWYNDIDPAKIHNKIIVHGHSARNFETLQQDINEKKHLAINIDCGCVYHVKTGQGYLCALDLDTMQPILQKNVDKIEKLESNSAI; encoded by the coding sequence ATGAAACGTTACGCGATATCTGATATTCACGGTTGTTTAACCACCTTTACCACCCTGCTCGATACCTTAAAACTGACAAAAGAGGATGAGTTATACCTCCTCGGCGATTTGATTGACCGCGGGCCTAACAGCAAAGGTGTAATGGACCATGTTATGCAGATGATGGAAGACGGATATAAAGTAACCGTTTTAATGGGTAACCATGAACACATGTTTTTACAGGCAATCGACGAAACAATTCCTTATTGCTGGGATTGGCGCCGTTACCAGAACTGGATAAAAAACGGTGGTGTTACTACCATGTTTAATTTCGGATATAACCGCATCGACGATTTAAAAAATCTGGATAAAAAATACGATACGTTTATTCGCAATTTGAAACCATACGTTGAGCTTGATAATTGTATTCTCGTACATGCAGGTTTAAATTTTAAAGAAGAAGATGTGTTTAAAGATACCAACAGCATGTATTGGATTCGCAATTGGTATAATGATATTGATCCTGCAAAAATTCACAATAAAATTATTGTGCATGGCCATTCAGCAAGAAATTTTGAAACACTACAACAAGATATTAACGAGAAAAAACATCTGGCAATAAATATTGACTGCGGTTGTGTTTATCATGTAAAAACCGGACAAGGTTATTTATGTGCATTAGACCTCGATACCATGCAACCCATATTGCAGAAAAATGTAGATAAAATTGAAAAGCTGGAAAGTAATTCGGCTATTTAA
- a CDS encoding KUP/HAK/KT family potassium transporter gives MSSAGKNIHKLSAAGVLVTLGIIFGDIGTSPIYVLSAVVGDNVISRELVLGGLSCVFWTLFIITTFKYVYLALNNDNRGEGGIFALYAIHRRFKVKWAIIPALVGCAALIADGFITPPISISSAIEGLKLLNPNIDSVVPYVIIAMTVLFVIQQFGTNVVGRAFGPIMGIWFGMIGLLGAIQVVQNPDVLNALNPYWAIHLLTEYKGGFWLLGGVFLCSTGAEAMYSDLGHCGKHNIRFSWTFVLISLLLNYSGQSAYLLSEAGHTLDEHSPFYMIMPEWFLPVGIIIATLATLIASQAIITGCFTLVNEAMKLKLWTNFKVIYPSTVRGQIYIPAINWFLFVGCIAVVLLFREAKHMEAAYGLAITFDMIMTTILLASLMRLQKRNIILIGIFAVVILSIEGSFLISNLNKFTHGGWFTVSLAVAIFFCLWIFYEARKLRAKHTEFVEIDKYLPAIQDLMADETLPKESTHLVYMSMVNDKNHIDSNIIYSIFRKRPKRADVYWFVHVDIANDPYLASYSVDTIIPKKMFFVRLRFGFKVEHKVNVMFRQIVEEMVKTGEVDIVSNYPSLRKHGMYADFKFILLNSRVASDNKLTPWEQIVVKGYRLIKSLSLPTHEDFGLELTNVEYEMVPISVRDAIEIKLERIK, from the coding sequence ATGTCAAGCGCAGGAAAAAATATTCATAAATTATCCGCTGCGGGTGTACTGGTAACACTCGGAATTATTTTTGGTGATATTGGTACATCTCCGATCTATGTTTTAAGCGCTGTAGTGGGCGACAATGTAATTAGTCGAGAATTAGTGTTGGGCGGATTAAGTTGCGTTTTCTGGACCTTATTTATTATCACCACCTTTAAATATGTATATCTTGCTTTAAATAATGATAACCGCGGTGAGGGTGGGATTTTTGCATTATATGCCATTCATAGGCGTTTTAAGGTGAAGTGGGCTATTATTCCGGCTTTGGTTGGTTGCGCAGCCCTTATTGCAGATGGTTTTATTACACCGCCAATTTCTATTTCTTCGGCAATTGAAGGTTTGAAATTATTAAATCCGAATATTGACAGTGTTGTTCCTTATGTAATTATTGCAATGACCGTTTTGTTTGTGATTCAGCAATTCGGAACAAATGTGGTTGGTCGTGCATTCGGACCAATTATGGGAATTTGGTTTGGGATGATTGGTTTACTTGGTGCAATTCAAGTTGTTCAAAATCCTGATGTATTAAATGCATTAAATCCATATTGGGCCATTCATTTATTAACGGAATATAAAGGTGGTTTCTGGTTGTTAGGTGGTGTGTTTTTATGTTCCACCGGAGCAGAAGCCATGTATAGCGATTTAGGCCATTGCGGTAAACACAATATTCGTTTTAGCTGGACATTTGTTTTAATTTCTTTATTACTCAATTATTCAGGTCAGTCTGCCTATTTATTATCAGAAGCCGGCCATACACTGGATGAACACAGTCCGTTTTATATGATTATGCCTGAATGGTTTTTACCTGTTGGTATCATCATCGCTACGCTGGCAACATTAATTGCAAGTCAGGCAATTATTACCGGTTGTTTCACATTGGTGAATGAAGCCATGAAGTTAAAATTATGGACCAATTTTAAAGTAATTTACCCTTCTACCGTTCGTGGACAAATTTATATTCCTGCTATTAACTGGTTTTTATTTGTAGGTTGTATTGCTGTTGTTTTATTATTTCGTGAAGCAAAACACATGGAAGCTGCGTACGGTTTGGCAATAACATTTGATATGATTATGACAACCATTTTACTTGCGAGTTTAATGCGTTTGCAGAAAAGAAATATCATATTAATTGGCATTTTCGCCGTTGTAATTTTATCTATAGAAGGTTCATTCCTGATTTCCAATCTGAATAAATTTACACATGGCGGTTGGTTTACTGTTTCTTTAGCTGTTGCCATTTTCTTCTGTTTATGGATATTTTATGAAGCAAGAAAATTACGTGCAAAACATACTGAGTTTGTTGAAATTGATAAATACCTTCCGGCTATTCAGGATTTAATGGCAGATGAAACTTTACCAAAAGAATCTACACATTTAGTATACATGTCGATGGTAAATGATAAAAACCATATTGATTCCAATATCATTTATTCGATTTTCAGAAAACGCCCAAAACGTGCAGATGTGTATTGGTTTGTGCACGTAGACATTGCCAACGACCCTTATCTGGCAAGTTATTCCGTCGATACAATTATCCCGAAAAAAATGTTTTTTGTCCGCTTGCGTTTTGGATTTAAGGTTGAACATAAAGTGAATGTGATGTTCCGCCAAATTGTTGAAGAGATGGTAAAAACAGGAGAGGTGGACATTGTGAGTAATTATCCGAGTTTACGTAAACACGGTATGTATGCTGATTTCAAATTTATTTTATTGAACTCACGTGTTGCCAGTGATAATAAATTAACGCCTTGGGAACAGATTGTAGTAAAAGGTTATCGCTTAATTAAATCACTCAGCTTACCAACACATGAAGATTTTGGTTTAGAGCTCACCAATGTGGAATACGAAATGGTTCCAATCAGCGTGCGTGATGCAATAGAAATTAAATTAGAGCGGATTAAATAG
- a CDS encoding DUF255 domain-containing protein: protein MISTLLLAASLFFGNSDATATINHKQETATSDTITWMNLADVNKIVEKNIKKNKVKEDKLIIVDFYTDWCGWCKRLDSETYKDPEVAALMNKYFYPVKFDAEQQDSVAFAGLNYKFKASGSRGTNEFALTMASRPGGRIGYPTITIISAMGEKIAVEAGFKNAAKMKVFLTYYGEGHYKTKDYATFEKEYNQKQLTD, encoded by the coding sequence ATGATTTCCACCTTACTGCTTGCAGCATCGCTGTTTTTCGGAAATTCCGATGCAACAGCCACCATTAATCACAAACAGGAAACAGCAACGTCTGATACAATTACCTGGATGAACCTGGCTGATGTAAATAAAATCGTAGAAAAAAATATCAAAAAGAATAAGGTTAAAGAGGACAAATTAATAATTGTCGATTTTTATACAGACTGGTGCGGATGGTGTAAACGTTTAGATAGTGAAACCTACAAAGACCCTGAAGTAGCAGCGCTAATGAACAAATATTTTTACCCGGTAAAATTTGATGCTGAACAACAGGATTCTGTAGCTTTTGCAGGATTAAATTACAAATTTAAAGCTTCCGGAAGTCGTGGCACCAATGAGTTTGCGCTTACCATGGCGTCTCGCCCCGGAGGAAGAATCGGATATCCAACCATTACAATAATATCAGCAATGGGTGAAAAAATTGCTGTTGAAGCAGGATTTAAAAATGCTGCCAAGATGAAAGTATTCCTTACTTATTACGGAGAGGGGCATTACAAGACAAAAGACTACGCCACATTCGAAAAGGAATACAACCAAAAACAACTCACCGATTAA
- a CDS encoding thioredoxin family protein — protein sequence MQKKYVFILILVALLAGTIVAVNPAFNNNEQELKSQVADNELVTEGDTTAEAFKWYQMKEALALQEKTGKKMFIDVYTTWCGPCKMLEANTFSNPVIQKLLSEYYIPTKFNAECGDTVVFKGQTFMNRNYTPTPRKSTHDFAVYIASTQQGLGYPTMVFLDSSLNMIQPISGYLVPGQLEPILSFFGTDAYKTTDWETYYKGFTSQISQ from the coding sequence ATGCAGAAGAAGTATGTGTTCATCCTGATTTTAGTGGCCTTATTGGCAGGAACAATTGTTGCCGTAAATCCGGCATTTAACAATAACGAACAGGAATTAAAATCACAAGTTGCTGATAATGAATTAGTTACAGAAGGTGACACCACCGCGGAAGCATTTAAATGGTATCAAATGAAAGAAGCTTTGGCATTGCAGGAAAAAACCGGCAAAAAAATGTTCATCGATGTTTACACTACTTGGTGCGGGCCATGCAAGATGCTTGAGGCGAATACTTTCTCCAATCCCGTAATTCAAAAATTGCTTTCGGAATATTATATCCCAACAAAATTTAATGCTGAATGTGGTGACACTGTGGTTTTTAAAGGTCAGACCTTCATGAACCGCAATTACACGCCAACACCAAGAAAAAGTACTCACGATTTTGCTGTTTATATTGCTTCAACACAGCAAGGTTTAGGATATCCTACAATGGTGTTTTTAGATAGCAGTTTAAATATGATTCAACCAATTTCCGGTTATTTAGTGCCTGGTCAGTTGGAGCCCATTCTTTCATTTTTTGGGACTGATGCCTATAAAACCACTGATTGGGAAACCTATTATAAAGGATTTACCTCTCAAATTTCTCAATAA
- a CDS encoding UbiX family flavin prenyltransferase, with protein MLKRKIVVAVTGASGAIYAKVLLDALADLNPAPEAIGVVMSDNAKDVWKFELDNDDFTKYPFKFYGKNDFMAPFASGSAMFDTMVICPCSMGTLGRIATGISNDLITRAADVMLKERRKLILVARETPYNLIHIKNMETITLAGGIICPATPSFYSKPKSFEQLAGTVIHRVMDLAVLPMNGYRWNDN; from the coding sequence ATGTTGAAACGTAAAATCGTTGTTGCGGTAACGGGTGCAAGTGGAGCAATTTATGCAAAAGTTTTGTTGGATGCTTTGGCAGATTTAAACCCTGCTCCCGAAGCAATTGGTGTGGTAATGAGCGATAATGCAAAAGACGTGTGGAAATTTGAGCTCGACAACGATGATTTCACAAAATATCCATTCAAATTTTACGGGAAAAATGATTTTATGGCGCCATTTGCTTCAGGTTCAGCCATGTTTGACACAATGGTGATTTGCCCTTGCTCAATGGGCACTTTAGGCCGCATTGCAACCGGAATTTCCAACGATTTAATTACACGAGCTGCTGATGTTATGCTCAAAGAACGCAGAAAACTTATCCTCGTTGCCAGAGAAACACCTTATAACCTGATTCACATCAAAAATATGGAGACAATTACCCTCGCCGGAGGAATAATTTGTCCCGCAACCCCATCATTTTACAGCAAACCTAAAAGTTTCGAACAACTTGCAGGAACTGTGATTCATCGCGTGATGGATTTAGCCGTATTGCCCATGAATGGCTATCGATGGAACGATAATTAA
- a CDS encoding MFS transporter, whose translation MFGQLLATYKDAYRGITKSVWILAAIQLINRTGSMVLPFMTVYMTSSLGYSKTQAGLIMSIFGIGSLAGSYLGGRWSDKFGPFKVQILSLLVGGCSYLIIPLFHTFYPLAISVFFCGLINDSMRPAASSMTSHFATPETTTRSFSLMRMAINLGVAIGPAVAGLLAGISYVWLFVGDGITCIAAGIVFYFYFRNKQPQIHKEKKDATIKVSSPYRDNTFMLFMLFCFFYAIAFFQIFSGIPLYYKDVYLKPEAAIGLLIGFNGLIVFIFEMITVSQLEKRFKPNHLIVIGCLMLGASFLLFNLFHGTIILLISMTLLSFSEIFAMPFMISRVVQTATPQTRGSYLAVYTIAWALAFIVSPYSSTQIIEQLNYAALWWIMGAFCIAIAYGFYVLGKNKKVEATA comes from the coding sequence GTGTTTGGGCAATTACTCGCAACTTATAAAGATGCCTACAGAGGTATAACTAAATCGGTCTGGATTTTAGCTGCAATTCAGTTAATCAACAGAACCGGAAGTATGGTTTTGCCATTTATGACGGTTTACATGACCAGTTCACTGGGTTATTCAAAAACGCAAGCAGGCTTAATCATGAGTATTTTCGGTATCGGCAGTTTGGCCGGTTCATATTTGGGTGGCAGGTGGAGCGATAAATTTGGTCCGTTTAAGGTGCAGATTTTAAGTTTATTGGTTGGTGGCTGCAGTTATCTGATTATTCCGTTGTTTCACACATTTTATCCATTGGCGATATCGGTGTTTTTTTGCGGATTGATAAATGATAGTATGCGCCCAGCAGCCTCTTCAATGACTTCACATTTTGCGACACCTGAAACAACAACACGTTCATTTTCTTTAATGCGGATGGCAATTAATCTTGGTGTGGCAATTGGGCCTGCTGTAGCGGGTTTGTTAGCCGGAATAAGTTATGTGTGGCTTTTTGTTGGAGATGGAATTACCTGTATTGCGGCAGGTATCGTTTTTTATTTTTATTTCAGAAATAAACAACCACAAATTCATAAAGAGAAAAAAGATGCAACGATAAAAGTAAGTTCGCCATATCGCGATAATACATTTATGTTGTTTATGTTATTCTGCTTTTTTTATGCGATTGCATTTTTTCAAATTTTTTCAGGCATTCCACTATATTATAAAGATGTGTATTTGAAGCCGGAAGCTGCAATTGGATTACTCATTGGCTTTAACGGATTAATTGTATTTATTTTTGAGATGATCACCGTATCGCAACTGGAAAAACGTTTTAAACCAAATCATCTAATTGTAATAGGTTGCTTAATGTTAGGTGCTTCTTTTTTGCTATTTAATTTATTTCACGGAACAATAATATTATTGATATCCATGACATTATTAAGCTTCTCAGAAATATTTGCCATGCCGTTTATGATTTCACGCGTAGTTCAAACTGCCACACCACAAACGCGTGGCAGTTATTTAGCTGTTTACACCATTGCCTGGGCACTTGCATTTATTGTTTCACCTTATAGCAGCACACAAATAATCGAACAATTAAATTATGCTGCCCTGTGGTGGATTATGGGCGCATTTTGTATTGCAATCGCTTACGGTTTTTATGTGCTTGGAAAAAATAAAAAAGTGGAAGCTACAGCTTAA
- a CDS encoding TerC family protein, with product MDNNLLLWIGFNVFVIIMLALDLGVFHRKNHVVGMKEALTWSGVWIGLALLFNAAIYFGIIGDYATPAIEKQKGLEFLTGYLIEKSLSIDNIFVFLLIFSFFRVPDLYQHKVLFWGIIGALVMRAIFIFAGVALIEKFHWIIYVFGVFLIITGINMIRNKDKKMDPEKSVIIKLFRKIYPVHNDYAGSKFFIVKDGKRYATLLFIVLLFIEFTDLIFAVDSIPAILAITPDPFIVYTSNVFAILGLRSLYFALAGIMYRFKYLIYGLAGILMFVGLKMCLVDVYKIPVAVSLGVIALALTIAIWYSMYKTKQAAGN from the coding sequence ATGGACAACAACTTACTACTCTGGATTGGATTTAATGTATTTGTAATTATTATGTTAGCCCTCGATTTGGGCGTTTTTCACCGCAAAAATCATGTGGTAGGCATGAAGGAAGCGCTCACCTGGAGCGGTGTCTGGATTGGTTTGGCGCTGTTGTTTAATGCCGCTATTTACTTCGGAATTATTGGTGATTATGCTACACCTGCGATAGAAAAACAAAAGGGACTGGAATTTTTAACCGGTTACCTGATTGAAAAATCGCTGAGCATTGATAATATTTTTGTTTTCTTGCTCATTTTTTCCTTTTTCAGGGTGCCTGATTTATATCAGCATAAAGTATTATTCTGGGGTATTATCGGAGCCTTGGTAATGCGCGCAATTTTTATTTTCGCCGGTGTTGCATTGATAGAAAAATTCCATTGGATAATTTATGTATTCGGTGTGTTCTTAATTATTACGGGTATTAACATGATTCGCAATAAGGATAAAAAAATGGACCCGGAAAAAAGTGTCATCATTAAATTATTCCGCAAAATATATCCTGTTCACAATGATTATGCAGGCAGTAAATTTTTTATTGTAAAAGATGGAAAACGATATGCTACCTTGTTATTTATTGTATTGTTGTTTATTGAATTTACCGATTTAATTTTTGCAGTAGATAGTATTCCGGCAATTTTAGCCATTACGCCGGATCCGTTTATTGTGTATACTTCAAACGTATTTGCCATTTTAGGTTTGCGCAGTTTATATTTTGCACTGGCCGGCATTATGTATCGTTTTAAATATTTAATTTACGGTTTGGCCGGAATATTAATGTTTGTCGGATTAAAAATGTGTTTAGTTGATGTATATAAAATTCCGGTTGCAGTGTCACTTGGAGTAATTGCATTGGCATTAACAATTGCGATTTGGTATAGTATGTATAAAACGAAACAGGCTGCCGGAAATTAA
- a CDS encoding TCR/Tet family MFS transporter: MAIKKSQASMTFIFITLLIDVIGFGIIIPVLPSLITELHGGNMSDAARIGGWLLFAFSIMQFIFSPILGNLSDRYGRRPILLIALFGFGCDYLIMALAPTLGWLFVGRLLAGITGASFSTAGAYIADVSPPEKRAQNFGLIGAAFGMGFIIGPALGGLLGELGSRVPFFAAAGITFLNWLYGFFVLPESLPKEKRRAFEWKRANPVGSLLALKKYPLTYGLIASLVCIYIGSHAVQSTWSYFTMGTFMWGEKEVGISLAVVGLLVGAVQGGLIRYTIPKFGQKKSLYYGLALYAVGMILFGVASQGWMMYVFLIPYCLGGIGMPALQGIISSQVPSNEQGELQGAMTGIMSLTSIIGPPLMTNTYAYFTDDKTPVHFAGAAFLLGAIFMIASLILARRTLKHQELVVHPIPVIQNTDDNGPDIPVV; encoded by the coding sequence ATGGCAATTAAAAAATCACAGGCATCGATGACTTTTATATTTATCACTTTGTTGATAGATGTAATTGGGTTTGGAATTATTATTCCGGTTTTACCAAGTTTAATTACTGAATTACATGGTGGTAATATGAGTGATGCTGCGCGTATTGGTGGCTGGTTGTTGTTTGCATTTTCGATTATGCAATTTATTTTTTCTCCGATTCTGGGAAATTTAAGCGACCGTTATGGACGCAGACCAATTTTATTAATTGCCTTGTTCGGATTTGGATGCGATTATTTAATTATGGCACTTGCTCCAACATTAGGATGGTTATTTGTGGGACGTTTACTTGCCGGAATTACCGGTGCCAGCTTTTCAACTGCCGGTGCTTATATTGCCGATGTATCGCCACCGGAAAAACGTGCGCAAAATTTCGGACTTATTGGTGCTGCATTTGGAATGGGTTTTATAATTGGTCCCGCATTAGGCGGATTACTAGGTGAACTTGGTTCACGCGTTCCGTTTTTTGCTGCTGCGGGAATTACATTTTTAAACTGGTTATACGGATTTTTTGTGTTGCCGGAATCATTACCAAAAGAAAAACGTCGTGCCTTTGAATGGAAACGTGCAAATCCTGTTGGCTCATTATTGGCATTAAAAAAATATCCCCTGACTTATGGATTAATTGCTTCATTAGTTTGTATTTATATCGGCTCGCATGCTGTGCAAAGCACGTGGAGTTATTTTACCATGGGCACATTTATGTGGGGCGAAAAAGAAGTTGGCATTTCATTGGCAGTTGTCGGTTTGCTGGTAGGTGCTGTGCAGGGCGGATTAATTCGGTATACCATACCTAAGTTCGGCCAGAAAAAATCACTTTACTATGGACTTGCTTTATATGCTGTTGGAATGATTTTATTTGGTGTCGCTAGTCAGGGTTGGATGATGTATGTATTTTTAATCCCTTATTGTTTGGGAGGGATAGGCATGCCTGCGTTACAGGGCATAATTTCTTCACAGGTGCCAAGTAATGAGCAAGGTGAATTACAGGGAGCAATGACCGGGATTATGAGCCTTACATCCATAATCGGTCCGCCATTAATGACTAATACTTATGCATATTTTACCGATGATAAAACACCGGTTCATTTTGCGGGAGCTGCATTTTTATTGGGCGCAATTTTTATGATTGCAAGTTTGATTTTGGCAAGAAGAACATTAAAACATCAGGAATTAGTTGTGCATCCAATTCCCGTTATTCAAAATACTGATGATAACGGTCCAGATATTCCTGTAGTTTAA